The genomic DNA acgtgctgaatgtagcggagaaaaagtcaAACTGAAGTATCGATACGATTCCACTACCAACGTTGGTGTTGATATTTGATATTTCGTATTAACTATACGAAAGACATTACAGCTGTAGAGTCAATATCCAAGCTCAACAGCACCGCtacttgttagcttagtcgctagtgttagctgctaagctaatttCAGTGATTGTTTCTATAAGCACTGTGTATTAATAACTCTTcatcatattaatattgtaatacatacatttttgtaagtagctgctctcagtagggttgtagataaattcagatgtttaaagcggtcaggtttctggtttctggtgctttactttctcacaacgtcaCCATCACGGCTAACTCGTACCTCgcagttgtgtttgctgggtgaataaacaTGTACGTTTtgtaatagtgaccgaatatatgtgtgcttgtttatttaaaataaaaaacagaagctATTCTGttaacatttataagcacaaagtaaGAGAAGAGCACTTTTTCATTAAAACACAAACATATGGAttgagagcctcactacgcatgctccgattcacgaaATTGACTTACGTGCTAGGTCAGGTTCGTGAATTTGCGTAaggtgcgcaaagtgcgtaagaTGCGTTAGTACTGTATAACCTATAATTTACACTATCATTTCCATTAAattgcccctatttctgtatgtgcatagcaaagtattcaaaaacttataATCTCTAATAAaattatgaaaatgaaaattattttaatgtagaCAGTTAAGGCAATATTTTAGTATCCATTTGTTATGCACTTCtaattatctttttatttattttagtgtcAAGCAAACATCAAGAGTTATTTCTTGTGTATGACTGAAAGTAACCAGAGGATTAAAATCCTGAAAAACCACGACGGAACTCCAAGAAATTTCACGGTACTGTTTTCTCCTTGGCAAAAATGTTTAAAGGCAACAAATTTAATGACACAGCTACATATGACTGAgccttttttacttatttactttataGGAGGGAGATCCTGTGTATATTTCAGCAGCTGAAACAGGGACTGAGGACTCAGAAAGGAGCTCAGGAAGGTACTGCGCTACATATGTCAATCAATGACACAATTGATTTTACCGAATAACCAAACACTTATCAATATAAGTTAGCCCTAGAGAAATTACattatgtgttgtgtgttgaaCTTCATCCATGCTTTATTGGTTGGAATACGAGAACAAACTCAGTACAACATCCTAATGGGAATTAGTGGTACTTTCGATTAGCAAACATTGCAGCTGAAGCAGGTAGCCATTTTCCATTTACCAAATACTTATGCCAACACTTTTAGAATTTAATCAGTCTAAGACTTTAATTTAATGCATTTCATAAAAAAAGttgtaatttaattaattctgttctttattttacatttatgatgTTGTGCCGGGTTTAAGCTTGGTAAGTCCAAGCTGAGTATTGGTAAAGTTCTATTATGTAGATACAAAGCAAATGTAATATTGTTTgagtttattgttattatcattattaatctaTTAAGTTACTATTTCAGCTAACATTAAGCAGACAGTCATTGCATGTAAATAATTTTCTGAGTCACATTTTAAAATGCCAAGCAGCAAAGTCAATTTTTTCAAATACAGATGATATGACACGTGTACCCCCCATTTCATTACTTTTGGTCTGTGATATTCTggcagttaaataaataattgaaaattagggtttataataaaatgttgtattttaatattttacagtatagGTTTTTAATCCTTAGATGGTTTACTGAACACTTTTGACCTGGTTAATAAATATGTAACTCTTTCCTTTCAGAACTGTGCGCAGGGTTGCAGCCCCTAGAACAGCAAAAGACCTGGCACCCCCTCAATTCAGTGAACTGTTACCGATGGGAGGGGAGCCCTCTGATTTTAGCCCCCTGAGAAGGAGTCGAAAAGTGGTTGAATATTTCTGGATTCCCACGGATGAAGAATAAACCATCACTACACTTAACTCAAAGACTTTAAATTACACCAGTTCACATCCTGCACAACCAAAAACTATCAACCAAGAGCTATCAAACTTGGAAGGAAAATGCAAAGATATGTAAAGACAATAGATAAACATCATATATGTGTCtcaaaaagcagaaagaaactTAATGGTGACTAATTTTGTTTATTGAAAGTATAACAATAATTGTTTagcacaaaacactaaacaaaCTGTCCAGTGATTGAGTTATTTATTCTTATACATGGGCATCAGTAAAGAAACATCCATGCAACTCAGAAAAAAAAGTACAACTCTTGTCAGTTAGGCTGCTGAGCACTGCCTAATGACAAGGGCAAAAGCCTTTTTACTTTAGAGTATTTAACAGAATATGTATtcttttaatataaatttaattatttcataTAGTTCAACTGTGTATTAAAATACTTGCAATACTCATGTTGGATTTTTGTTTAAACAATTACATCTGCAATACTAAAACTAAGGTAATTCTATGCAAGGTTTCTGCAAAGCACTAAAGCGCCAAGTCTTGACAACACGTGTTGTGTGCGATATTCTCTGTTATCAGTTTATTTCTATAGATAATGTTAGCTTTAGTGCTTTTAAAAGCCATGTCAATTCAGAAAGCAGAAGAACAAATGCTAGGTAAATGCTGGACAGAACCAATGATTGCAGTTGTCTGATTAATGCTTGCTTATTAATGTGTCGCTaatgtatataaacatttaaccatctacattaataaaaaagcatttgttgaAACCAAGATTAAAGCATTGTGTCAATTTTTATCAATATTGCAGGAGCTACAGGATTCCACATGTTCAATCAGTGAATCTGGGTCCTTACAATGCAGGTTAAACAGCTGTAACCCCTGCTTAGTTAAAATAAGCCTACTGCAAATAAGATTAAAAAgccttgatttaaaaaaaacagttaagcAACACACAGAATTCTCTATTTACCACCCATGTAGGGAACAAACCAAAAtgattaatgtcaaacatttGCTTAATTCCTACAAAACTAATGTAGCCAACAAGTAATCTGATGTCCTTTAGTCAAAATACATGCTCTCACACTTTACTTCTAA from Trichomycterus rosablanca isolate fTriRos1 chromosome 11, fTriRos1.hap1, whole genome shotgun sequence includes the following:
- the LOC134322831 gene encoding uncharacterized protein LOC134322831 — protein: MTESNQRIKILKNHDGTPRNFTEGDPVYISAAETGTEDSERSSGRTVRRVAAPRTAKDLAPPQFSELLPMGGEPSDFSPLRRSRKVVEYFWIPTDEE